One segment of Lytechinus variegatus isolate NC3 chromosome 13, Lvar_3.0, whole genome shotgun sequence DNA contains the following:
- the LOC121426715 gene encoding 3-oxoacyl-[acyl-carrier-protein] reductase FabG-like, whose amino-acid sequence MNVNLQGKTAVVVGVEGGLGKAVAVHFASHGCSVAVLGKNQEKLDEITRECIRHGLDSKQVLAVECNLQVESDVENALSQISDKLGPMHILVNCAVEISYGRLSELAPSAVIDAMQVNTMTTAMATKAAVSYLEKTEGVVINISCSCAHRTSPSLVAFGMAMSSINYFTQSTALELAPKGVRVNAVSPSFNVFESLLEPPPTEIYEEPRQAPLNQPPPTVDDVLKTISFLVSDESRFITGEIICVDNGLHTAKVPI is encoded by the exons ATGAATGTGAACTTGCAAGGGAAAACCGCAGTCGTAGTGG GCGTAGAGGGCGGCCTAGGTAAAGCGGTGGCCGTTCACTTTGCTTCACATGGATGTTCAGTGGCTGTTCTTGGGAAGAACCAGGAAAAGCTTGATGAAATTACCCGGGAATGTATCAGACATGGACTTGATTCTAAACAG GTCTTGGCAGTCGAGTGTAATCTACAAGTAGAATCTGATGTTGAGAATGCACTTTCTCAGATTTCGGACAAATTGGGACCAATGCACATACTG GTGAACTGTGCAGTTGAAATATCTTATGGACGATTATCCGAGTTGGCGCCCTCTGCGGTCATTGATGCGATGCAAGTCAATACCATGACCACTGCCATGGCAACGAAAGCAGCAGTATCATACTTGGAGAAAACGGAGG GAGTGGTCATCAATATTTCATGCAGTTGTGCGCATCGCACG TCACCGAGTCTCGTAGCCTTTGGCATGGCCATGTCTTCAATAAACTACTTCACACAGTCAACAGCTCTAG aactTGCTCCAAAGGGAGTACGTGTCAATGCTGTAAG tcCGTCATTTAATGTTTTTGAGAGTCTTTTGGAGCCTCCACCAACTGAG ATATACGAAGAACCGCGGCAGGCACCACTCAATCAACCTCCCCCTACCGTTGATGACGTGCTGAAAACCATCAGCTTTCTCGTATCTGACGAGAGTCGATTCATAACAGGCGAGATTATCTGTGTGGATAATGGTCTTCATACCGCCAAGGTGCCAATTTAG